Below is a window of Streptomyces sp. ITFR-16 DNA.
GACCGTCCTGGCCGGCGGAGGGGGAGCCGGAGTCGTCGGGGGGCGGAGAGGGGCGCTGAGAGCGTCGCATGAAACACGCAGAGTACTGGCTTGAAAGCTCTCCGTACAATCTCGTCGCCACAACTCCCGCGGGGCCCGCCGGTCATGCGGTACAGGGCGCGAGTCCCGGCGCGATAGGCTCGGGGACGGTGACCGGCCGCCGCGACGGCCGTCGCCGAACGAGCAGACAAGACAGAGACAGACGACAAGCCAGAGAGCGGTGCACTGTGTCCGGTGGTGAGGTGGCCGGGATCCTGGTGGCCGTCTTCTGGGCGATCCTGGTTTCGTTCCTCGCCGTCGTGCTGGTGAGGCTCGCCCAGACGCTCAGGGCGACCACCAAACTCGTGGCGGACGTGACCGAACAGGCCGTCCCGCTGCTGGCCGACGCCTCTGCGACCGTCCGCTCCGCGCAGACCCAGCTCGACAAGGTCGACGCGATCGCGACGGACGTCCAGGAGGTCACCTCCAACGCCTCGGCACTCTCCACCACCGTCGCCTCGACGTTCGGCGGGCCGCTGGTCAAGGTCGCCGCGTTCGGCTACGGCGTCCGGCAGGCCATCGGCCGCAAGAGCGCACCCGAGCCGGAGAAGCGCTCCCGGCGTTCGGTGATCGTCGGCCGGACCGTGCCGTCCGCGCGCGGACGGAAGCG
It encodes the following:
- a CDS encoding DUF948 domain-containing protein, which translates into the protein MAGILVAVFWAILVSFLAVVLVRLAQTLRATTKLVADVTEQAVPLLADASATVRSAQTQLDKVDAIATDVQEVTSNASALSTTVASTFGGPLVKVAAFGYGVRQAIGRKSAPEPEKRSRRSVIVGRTVPSARGRKRNGQKPRGPKD